Proteins encoded together in one Vigna angularis cultivar LongXiaoDou No.4 chromosome 5, ASM1680809v1, whole genome shotgun sequence window:
- the LOC108321766 gene encoding uncharacterized protein LOC108321766 isoform X1 — MAVAAFKSSSRRGTQSSAPSNASSSSGRSSTRAPNPTRRSRSVSAFARGSSAISTEFLNKRDNPLFDETQSAKTVLETSTARGAARSAEPARRESGRALSRAESGRRTRSASQCPVSRRHLSYSTSESEVECKEGNDLKLVGSNRKGDLVRRSENGVTDQVKDLHTWSSRHSSVEVSDCFAATLSGLQTQTCDDEASTASSGFGSDEKTIKAVFEQMKSVQGDLPEASDIYETVRSEVRRAISEIQIELESAIQKRNVTAISVSNVADIPPDSVNPGAIELVLEIRKEYAKKHEESQQRARNLRAELAIEEHRERELDRILREVLPSPKTPIVQKSRTARKSSSFERRRMSKRLAEDAKAYFDECVSLSTFDSSDFSSQEDPSLNLVGPPTPSGSHVCLTEESGTRGQSMNIHYGISQSPANNDSVGAFHGPVSSTSDITETGSKPCFSFAQKPSETSAIQQDIQQYIKKFEKNVLKSSTVRSNYCEPLEYNFQSSTESLLIDRVLLKSRIDSGNLLLCGGGNKLLSKFYGRGI, encoded by the exons ATGGCAGTTGCAGCTTTCAAATCCTCTTCGCGAAGAGGAACCCAATCCTCTGCTCCTTCCAACGCCTCTTCTTCCTCTGGCAGATCCTCCACTAGAGCTCCCAACCCCACTCGCAGGTCGAGGAGCGTGAGCGCGTTCGCTAGGGGTAGTTCGGCCATTTCCACTGAGTTCCTCAACAAGAGGGATAATCCTCTTTTCGACGAAACGCAGTCCGCGAAAACTGTTCTAGAAACTTCCACGGCGCGTGGAGCGGCGCGAAGTGCCGAACCCGCGCGCAGGGAATCAGGTCGGGCTCTTTCCAGAGCAGAATCAGGTCGACGGACGCGGTCAGCTTCGCAGTGCCCGGTTTCAAGGCGGCATCTGAGCTATTCTACTTCTGAG AGCGAGGTTGAATGTAAAGAAGGGAATGATTTGAAGTTAGTGGGGAGTAATAGAAAAGGTGATTTGGTGAGAAGAAGTGAGAATGGTGTGACTGATCAAGTGAAGGATTTGCACACATGGTCTAGTCGGCATTCATCTGTTGAGGTCTCAGATTGTTTTGCTGCCACTCTG tCTGGTTTGCAAACTCAAACCTGTGATGACGAAGCATCAACAGCAAGTTCTGGATTTGGTTCTGATGAGAAAACTATAAAGGCAGTTTTTGAACAGATGAAG TCAGTACAAGGAGATCTGCCGGAAGCCAGTGATATATATGAAACAGTTCGTTCTGAAGTGAGGCGTGCTATTTCTGAGATTCAGATTGAACTTGAAAGT GCTATCCAAAAGAGAAATGTTACTGCCATCTCTGTTAGTAATGTGGCTGATATTCCTCCTGACTCGGTAAACCCTGGTGCAATAGAATTGGTTTTGGAGATTAGAAAAGAGTATGCCAAAAAGCATGAAGAG TCCCAGCAGCGAGCTAGAAATCTTCGAGCAGAACTGGCCATTGAAGAGCACCGTGAGCGGGAACTGGATAGAATCTTGAGAGAAGTTCTTCCATCTCCCAAGACCCCTATTGTACAAAAATCTCGTACAGCAAGAAAA TCGTCTAGCTTTGAAAGAAGGAGGATGTCAAAACGTCTTGCAGAAGATGCCAAAGCTTATTTTGATGAGTGTGTCTCGCTATCAACTTTTGATAGTTCTGACTTTTCATCCCAAGAGGATCCCTCACTCAATTTGGTTGGTCCACCTACTCCATCTGGCAGCCATGTATGTTTAACCGAG GAATCAGGCACTCGAGGACAATCGATGAATATCCATTATGGTATTTCACAATCTCCTGCCAACAATGATTCTGTGGGAGCTTTTCATGGTCCAGTCAGTTCAACCTCTGACATCACAGAAACTGGTTCCAAACCCTGCTTTTCCTTTGCACAGAAACCATCCGAAACCTCTGCAATTCAACAAGACATTCAACAATACATAAAAAAGTTCGAAAAAAATGTGTTGAAGTCTTCAACAGTGAGATCAAATTATTGCGAACCTCTTGAGTATAATTTTCAGTCATCAACTGAGAGCTTGTTGATTGATAGGGTTCTTTTAAAAAGTAGAATTGATTCTGGTAATTTGTTACTATGTGGTGGTGGTAATAAATTGTTGTCAAAATTTTACGGGAGAGGGATTTGA
- the LOC108321766 gene encoding uncharacterized protein LOC108321766 isoform X2 — protein sequence MAVAAFKSSSRRGTQSSAPSNASSSSGRSSTRAPNPTRRSRSVSAFARGSSAISTEFLNKRDNPLFDETQSAKTVLETSTARGAARSAEPARRESGRALSRAESGRRTRSASQCPVSRRHLSYSTSESEVECKEGNDLKLVGSNRKGDLVRRSENGVTDQVKDLHTWSSRHSSVEVSDCFAATLSGLQTQTCDDEASTASSGFGSDEKTIKAVFEQMKSVQGDLPEASDIYETVRSEVRRAISEIQIELESAIQKRNVTAISVSNVADIPPDSVNPGAIELVLEIRKEYAKKHEESQQRARNLRAELAIEEHRERELDRILREVLPSPKTPIVQKSRTARKSSSFERRRMSKRLAEDAKAYFDECVSLSTFDSSDFSSQEDPSLNLVGPPTPSGSHESGTRGQSMNIHYGISQSPANNDSVGAFHGPVSSTSDITETGSKPCFSFAQKPSETSAIQQDIQQYIKKFEKNVLKSSTVRSNYCEPLEYNFQSSTESLLIDRVLLKSRIDSGNLLLCGGGNKLLSKFYGRGI from the exons ATGGCAGTTGCAGCTTTCAAATCCTCTTCGCGAAGAGGAACCCAATCCTCTGCTCCTTCCAACGCCTCTTCTTCCTCTGGCAGATCCTCCACTAGAGCTCCCAACCCCACTCGCAGGTCGAGGAGCGTGAGCGCGTTCGCTAGGGGTAGTTCGGCCATTTCCACTGAGTTCCTCAACAAGAGGGATAATCCTCTTTTCGACGAAACGCAGTCCGCGAAAACTGTTCTAGAAACTTCCACGGCGCGTGGAGCGGCGCGAAGTGCCGAACCCGCGCGCAGGGAATCAGGTCGGGCTCTTTCCAGAGCAGAATCAGGTCGACGGACGCGGTCAGCTTCGCAGTGCCCGGTTTCAAGGCGGCATCTGAGCTATTCTACTTCTGAG AGCGAGGTTGAATGTAAAGAAGGGAATGATTTGAAGTTAGTGGGGAGTAATAGAAAAGGTGATTTGGTGAGAAGAAGTGAGAATGGTGTGACTGATCAAGTGAAGGATTTGCACACATGGTCTAGTCGGCATTCATCTGTTGAGGTCTCAGATTGTTTTGCTGCCACTCTG tCTGGTTTGCAAACTCAAACCTGTGATGACGAAGCATCAACAGCAAGTTCTGGATTTGGTTCTGATGAGAAAACTATAAAGGCAGTTTTTGAACAGATGAAG TCAGTACAAGGAGATCTGCCGGAAGCCAGTGATATATATGAAACAGTTCGTTCTGAAGTGAGGCGTGCTATTTCTGAGATTCAGATTGAACTTGAAAGT GCTATCCAAAAGAGAAATGTTACTGCCATCTCTGTTAGTAATGTGGCTGATATTCCTCCTGACTCGGTAAACCCTGGTGCAATAGAATTGGTTTTGGAGATTAGAAAAGAGTATGCCAAAAAGCATGAAGAG TCCCAGCAGCGAGCTAGAAATCTTCGAGCAGAACTGGCCATTGAAGAGCACCGTGAGCGGGAACTGGATAGAATCTTGAGAGAAGTTCTTCCATCTCCCAAGACCCCTATTGTACAAAAATCTCGTACAGCAAGAAAA TCGTCTAGCTTTGAAAGAAGGAGGATGTCAAAACGTCTTGCAGAAGATGCCAAAGCTTATTTTGATGAGTGTGTCTCGCTATCAACTTTTGATAGTTCTGACTTTTCATCCCAAGAGGATCCCTCACTCAATTTGGTTGGTCCACCTACTCCATCTGGCAGCCAT GAATCAGGCACTCGAGGACAATCGATGAATATCCATTATGGTATTTCACAATCTCCTGCCAACAATGATTCTGTGGGAGCTTTTCATGGTCCAGTCAGTTCAACCTCTGACATCACAGAAACTGGTTCCAAACCCTGCTTTTCCTTTGCACAGAAACCATCCGAAACCTCTGCAATTCAACAAGACATTCAACAATACATAAAAAAGTTCGAAAAAAATGTGTTGAAGTCTTCAACAGTGAGATCAAATTATTGCGAACCTCTTGAGTATAATTTTCAGTCATCAACTGAGAGCTTGTTGATTGATAGGGTTCTTTTAAAAAGTAGAATTGATTCTGGTAATTTGTTACTATGTGGTGGTGGTAATAAATTGTTGTCAAAATTTTACGGGAGAGGGATTTGA